A genome region from Trichoderma asperellum chromosome 7, complete sequence includes the following:
- a CDS encoding uncharacterized protein (EggNog:ENOG41), whose amino-acid sequence MAKSSRASSKKFNNQRKAATIFGPAEAARQERLSAKLLELARQAKPEPAEMKIDDDGADAQDKEEQAADEITMDVDAKKPTRAAISKKRITKKRTKSSITFPKYSDRLAAKKKREAANKVKKA is encoded by the exons ATGGCAAAGAGTTCTCGGGCGAGCAGTAAAAAATTCAACAACCAGCGCAAAGCTGCGACCATCTTTGGTCCTGCAGAGGCTGCGAGACAAGAGCGTCTGTCcgccaagctgctggagctggcgcgACAGGCCAAGCCCGAGCCTGCTGAGATGAAGATTGATG ACGACGGCGCCGATGCACAGGATAAGGAAGAGCAGGCCGCAGATGAGATCA CCATGGATGTGGACGCAAAGAAACCGACAAGAgccgccatctccaagaaGCGCATCACCAAGAAGAGGACAAAGTCCAGCATCACATTCCCCAAGTACAGCGACAGACTggccgccaagaagaagagagaagccgCAAACAAGGTCAAGAAGGCCTGA
- a CDS encoding uncharacterized protein (BUSCO:EOG092D39BT): MSLSPPLPPFNSSDPTATFLSSSTLDFLLIELVPLAHRVTVERDLASPSALAPASASAADTAALQSPPHSAATAKSETTSGTVVGDAAAAAAGDTPKRIDDEEHLDAVHYRLESQGYRVGQGLVERFSRDRPRFNDTLDVIKFLCKDLWSLVFGKNIDNLKTNHRGVYVLTDNAFRPFSRMSTETGSHAIVRAQPFLWFPCGIIRGALAALGINATVQAEVNELPGAIFQIKTIPAKP; this comes from the exons ATGTctctctcccctcccctcccccccttcaACTCCTCCGACCCAACCGCCAcgttcctctcctcctccaccctcgacttcctcctcatcgaACTCGTCCCGCTCGCCCACCGCGTCACCGTCGAGCGCGACCTCGCCTCTCCCTCAGCCCTAgccccagcctcagcctcagcagcagacaCAGCCGCCCTGCAGTCTCCCCCCCACAGCGCAGCGACAGCAAAGTCCGAAACCACATCCGGCACAGTCGTCGGCgacgcagcggcagcagcagcaggagataCCCCCAAGAGGATAGACGACGAGGAACATCTCGATGCGGTGCATTATAGACTCGAGTCGCAGGGTTACCGCGTTGGCCAGGGTCTTGTAGAAAG ATTCTCTCGCGATCGACCCCGCTTCAACGATACCCTCGACGTAATCAAGTTCCTCTGCAAAGACCTGTGGTCTCTCGTCTTTGGCAAGAACATTGACAATCTCAAGACAAATCACCGA GGAGTCTACGTCCTCACCGACAATGCCTTCCGTCCATTCTCGCGCATGAGCACAGAAACCGGCAGCCATGCCATCGTCCGAGCACAGCCT TTCCTATGGTTCCCCTGCGGCATCATCCGCGGCGCATTAGCTGCTCTGGGTATCAACGCCACCGTTCAAGCCGAAGTCAATGAGCTACCGGGAGCCATATTTCAGATCAAGACCATCCCCGCCAAGCCATAG
- a CDS encoding uncharacterized protein (TransMembrane:11 (n7-18c30/31o449-469i476-498o504-521i570-587o593-614i643-663o697-718i725-744o756-776i797-823o835-861i)), with product MVASRNGSLAASILLTAANVLIPLSILVFATGFFPYKPFLPGLAEFEALEYGPPPQAPFDRLVFMVVDALRSDFVFSEASEFEYTQSLIRDGSAIPFTANARSPTVTMPRIKAITTGSIPSFVDLILNINEADTSSTLAAQDTWLSQLKAKDTGKLVMYGDDTWLKLFPETFDRHDGTSSFFVADFTEVDNNVTRHINDELQKDDWSLMVLHYLGLDHIGHKSGPRSSHMPAKQREMDGIVHQLFDALETQSHLQSTLIVLCGDHGMNDAGNHGASSPGETSPALVFMSPKLKEISSKYPAPAHAKNEFDYYSTVEQSDISPTLAALMRFPISKNNLGAFIPEFLPFWPSSSDKVQILIRNARQILNIVTAAFGGELFDNQSSVDPCVSKSASDISELACEWRKINLEASSQANANEVDKEWLAATSTWIRKAQDLMSSMASNYDMSRLSLGQGISVAAVIASVASLTLQGFWKSGFLLPLFLLATSYGPMMFASSYVEEEHHFWYWTSTIWLAYLGAREVHRSSRISSALSHITALGALRLIRSWNQTGQKFAGEPDTVKTFLIPNPELLWVFITLAYVVVTLQTLQSLSLAGLPFLLTTFLVPLLFSATLAFKLAFTAEDAPELVVGFARTLLDILQGPSLIFRARIIFGLLTALFGFAVYRAKVGGPQVTQSAAQLTHHLCTLLAMTQTRATNIPLFLLSTIILQTLQSANLSIAEITTSSILLQYVTFFAFGGSNAISSVDLSSAYNGISGFNVIAVGFLTLVGNWAGPIFWTSATNLLLLREYRQRGRADAFRYHLILLTVFVSMSVAFVIAACTALRTHLFIWTVFSPKYLYCMAWSLGQHLLINVAFGGLLFWIGT from the exons ATGGTGGCCTCACGAAATGGGTCGCTGGCGGCCTCCATCCTGCTCACTGCGGCAAACGTTTTAATCCCTTTGTCTATTCTCGTGTTCGCCACTGGTTTCTTCCCGTATAAGCCCTTTCTTCCTGGGTTGGCGGAATTTGAGGCTCTCGAATATGGCCCCCCGCCCCAAGCTCCCTTTGATAGACTCGTATTCATGGTAGTTGATGCGTTGCGGAG CGATTTTGTATTTTCCGAAGCCTCTGAATTCGAGTACACGCAGAG CCTTATTCGCGATGGAAGTGCCATCCCCTTCACTGCTAATGCCCGGTCTCCCACCGTGACGATGCCCAGAATCAAGGCCATAACTACAGGGTCTATTCCTTCGTTTGTGGATCTGATTCTCAACATCAACGAGGCAGATACCTCGTCAACGCTGGCTGCCCAGGATACGTGGCTCTCTCAGCTCAAGGCAAAAGACACAGGCAAGCTGGTCATGTACGGCGATGATACGTGGCTCAAACTCTTCCCCGAGACTTTTGATCGCCATGATGGCACTTCAAGCTTCTTTGTTGCC GACTTTACAGAAGTCGACAATAATGTCACAAGGCATATCAACGATGAGCTTCAAAAAGACGACTGGAGCCTGATGGTGCTTCATTATCTTGGCCTCGATCACATTGGCCATAAATCAGGACCTCGCAGCAGTCACATGCCAGCCAAGCAGCGTGAGATGGATGGCATCGTCCACCAACTGTTTGATGCTCTAGAAACGCAGAGCCATCTTCAGTCAACACTAATTGTTCTCTGTGGTGACCACGGCATGAACGACGCAGGAAACCACGGCGCATCATCTCCCGGAGAAACGTCACCCGCTCTAGTATTCATGTCACCAAAGCTAAAGGAGATTTCGTCCAAATATCCAGCCCCTGCGCATGCCAAGAACGAGTTTGATTACTATTCCACGGTAGAGCAGTCCGATATCTCGCCCACGCTCGCTGCGCTTATGAGGTTTCCCATTTCGAAGAATAATCTTGGAGCCTTCATCCCAGAGTTCTTACCCTTTTGGCCGAGTTCCAGCGACAAGGTGCAGATTCTCATTCGCAACGCCAGACAGATTCTCAACATTGTCACGGCGGCGTTTGGAGGCGAACTTTTTGACAACCAGTCGTCTGTCGACCCATGCGTTTCAAAATCTGCATCGGATATCAGCGAACTAGCCTGTGAATGGCGCAAAATAAACTTGGAAGCATCTTCCCAAGCCAATGCCAATGAGGTCGACAAAGAATGGCTTGCGGCTACGTCTACCTGGATTCGTAAAGCCCAAGATCTCATGAGCAGCATGGCGTCAAACTACGACATGTCAAGGCTATCGCTTGGTCAGGGAATTTCAGTCGCTGCTGTGATTGCCAGCGTGGCCAGCTTGACACTGCAAGGCTTTTGGAAGTcgggctttcttcttccgctgTTTTTGCTCGCAACGTCTTATGGCCCCATGATGTTTGCTAGTAGTTATGTAGAGGAAGAGCACCATTTCTGGTATTGGACTTCTACCATATGGCTGGCTTACCTCGGTGCCAGAGAAGTTCACAG gtcGTCACGTATCTCTTCAGCATTAAGTCATATAACCGCCCTAGGCGCTCTAAGACTCATAAGAAGCTGGAACCAAACTGGCCAGAAATTTGCCGGCGAGCCAGACACCGTCAAAACCTTTCTCATTCCCAACCCTGAGCTGCTGTGGGTTTTCATCACTCTGGCGTACGTCGTGGTGACTCTACAGACTCTCCAAAGCCTGTCTTTGGCTGGCCTGCCTTTTCTCTTGACCACTTTCTTGGTGCCACTCTTATTTTCGGCAACTCTTGCCTTCAAACTGGCCTTCACTGCGGAAGATGCCCCTGAGTTGGTTGTGGGATTTGCACGCACTCTCTTGGATATCCTCCAGGGCCCATCCCTCATCTTTAGAGCGAGGATCATCTTTGGATTACTCACGGCTTTGTTTGGCTTTGCCGTCTATCGAGCAAAGGTCGGAGGACCTCAAGTAACTCAATCAGCCG cacAACTCACCCACCACCTCTGCACCCTCCTCGCAATGACCCAAACCCGCGCCACAAACAtccccctcttcctcctctccaccATCATTCTCCAAACCCTCCAATCAGCCAACCTCTCCATCGCCGAAatcaccacctcctccatcctcctccAATACGTaaccttcttcgcctttggCGGCTCCAACGCAATCTCCTCCGTCGACCTCTCCAGCGCCTACAACGGCATCAGCGGCTTCAACGTCATCGCCGTTGGCTTCCTTACCCTCGTCGGCAACTGGGCCGGCCCCATATTCTGGACTTCGGCCACGAACTTGCTTCTCCTGCGGGAATATAGACAGCGCGGGCGAGCGGATGCGTTTCGCTACCATCTCATTCTGTTGACTGTCTTTGTGTCGATGAGCGTGGCGTTTGTCATTGCGGCGTGTACGGCGCTGAGAACACATTTATTCATCTGGACTGTGTTTTCGCCAAAGTACTTGTACTGCATGGCGTGGAGCTTGGGGCAGCATTTATTGATTAATGTGGCTTTTGGCGGCCTCTTGTTCTGGATAGGTACTTGA